The Nodularia sp. LEGE 06071 genome has a segment encoding these proteins:
- a CDS encoding 50S ribosomal protein L11 methyltransferase produces MSWMELSLDTTHEAVDWVCTLLAETIDINDIYITEYAESHSDNSDWTFTMRLYLPYDVSARTQIEKIESLLSPLHRTGMTTAIQTTVVENKITDAPKPLLYPIGERFIIVNSDTPAQSEVTDKITLKIQKTLAFGSGLHPATIVSLRLLERYIAPNMQVLDFGSGSGILSVAIAKLGANVLALDNDSVAVQATQETVSLNAVEQQVQVMQGSLGCGSDLGHWMGGNTVNNVSKIEAKDTFDLIVANIFARVHIALADDFREALRQNQTQPGLLITAGFTTDHEESVTTALTEAGFEVIDCERLNEWVALAHRCNL; encoded by the coding sequence ATGTCTTGGATGGAATTAAGCCTGGATACAACCCATGAAGCTGTTGATTGGGTTTGTACACTACTGGCTGAAACTATTGATATTAATGATATTTATATTACTGAATATGCAGAATCTCATTCGGATAATTCTGATTGGACATTTACGATGCGGTTATATTTACCCTACGATGTCAGTGCGCGGACACAGATAGAAAAAATTGAAAGTCTGCTTTCGCCTTTGCATCGGACTGGAATGACAACAGCAATTCAGACAACTGTTGTGGAAAATAAAATTACAGATGCGCCGAAACCACTTTTATATCCCATTGGGGAAAGATTTATTATAGTCAATTCTGATACACCTGCTCAATCTGAGGTCACAGACAAAATCACCTTAAAAATCCAAAAAACCCTCGCCTTCGGAAGTGGTTTACATCCAGCAACCATTGTCAGCCTCCGACTGCTAGAACGCTACATAGCCCCTAATATGCAAGTGCTGGACTTTGGCTCAGGTTCAGGTATTTTGAGTGTAGCGATCGCGAAGCTAGGGGCAAATGTCTTAGCTTTAGATAATGACAGTGTTGCTGTACAAGCGACTCAGGAAACTGTATCTCTGAATGCTGTAGAGCAGCAAGTACAGGTGATGCAAGGTAGCCTGGGATGTGGCAGTGATCTGGGGCATTGGATGGGTGGAAACACTGTTAATAATGTGTCAAAAATTGAAGCGAAAGACACATTTGATCTGATTGTCGCCAATATTTTCGCACGGGTGCATATTGCCCTTGCTGATGATTTTCGGGAAGCCTTGCGTCAAAATCAAACACAACCGGGGCTATTAATTACAGCTGGATTTACCACAGATCATGAAGAAAGTGTCACCACAGCCTTGACTGAAGCCGGATTCGAGGTAATTGATTGTGAACGATTAAACGAATGGGTTGCCCTTGCCCATCGGTGTAATTTGTAA
- a CDS encoding DnaJ C-terminal domain-containing protein, which yields MAATDFKDYYAILGISKTASPEEIKQAFRKLARKYHPDVNPNNKQAEATFKEVNEAYEVLSDVDKRKKYDQFGQYWKQAGQGFPTGGAGVDMGGFDFSQYGSFDEFVNELLGRFGGPSPGAGRQSYSYNRTSTGRPGGYGGFNDFGFQDVGTGAAPDTEAAIALTLSEAFAGVKKRFSLGNETIEVSIPSGAKTGTRLRVRGKGQFNPMTQQRGDLYLKVELQPHSFFQFEGDNLVCEVPITPDEATLGASIDVPTPDGSVNVKLPAGVRSGQSLRLRGKGWALAKGGRSDQLVKVAIVPPKDLSSQEREYYEKIRAIRTYNPRSHLQQFKF from the coding sequence ATGGCTGCAACCGACTTCAAAGACTATTACGCAATTTTGGGAATCAGTAAAACTGCCAGTCCAGAAGAAATTAAACAAGCTTTCCGTAAACTAGCTCGCAAGTATCACCCTGATGTTAACCCCAATAACAAGCAAGCTGAGGCGACCTTTAAAGAGGTGAATGAAGCCTATGAAGTTTTGTCAGATGTTGATAAGCGCAAGAAGTACGATCAATTCGGTCAATACTGGAAACAAGCTGGCCAAGGTTTCCCCACCGGCGGTGCTGGTGTGGATATGGGTGGCTTTGATTTCAGTCAATACGGCAGTTTTGATGAATTTGTCAACGAGTTATTAGGGCGCTTTGGTGGACCTAGCCCCGGTGCTGGGCGGCAAAGCTACTCTTATAATCGTACTTCCACAGGTAGACCCGGTGGTTATGGCGGCTTTAATGATTTTGGTTTTCAAGATGTCGGTACGGGTGCGGCTCCAGACACAGAAGCAGCGATCGCCTTAACTTTGTCCGAAGCTTTTGCTGGTGTCAAAAAGCGCTTTAGTTTAGGTAACGAAACCATTGAAGTGAGCATCCCATCTGGGGCTAAAACTGGTACTCGTCTGCGAGTGCGGGGGAAAGGTCAATTTAACCCCATGACTCAACAACGGGGTGATTTATATTTAAAAGTTGAACTTCAGCCACACTCATTCTTCCAATTTGAAGGCGATAACCTTGTCTGTGAAGTTCCCATCACTCCAGATGAAGCCACTTTGGGAGCCTCAATTGATGTCCCCACGCCCGATGGTTCCGTAAATGTCAAGTTACCTGCTGGTGTGCGTTCTGGTCAATCTTTACGGTTACGGGGTAAAGGCTGGGCTTTAGCTAAGGGTGGACGTAGCGATCAGTTGGTAAAAGTGGCGATCGTGCCACCAAAAGACCTCAGTTCACAAGAGCGGGAATATTATGAAAAAATTCGGGCTATACGTACCTATAATCCCCGCAGTCATTTACAGCAGTTCAAGTTTTAA
- a CDS encoding AAA family ATPase yields MTKLQLLIGLPGSGKSTLAKQLVSECPQMQLISTDAIRGQLFGSEATQGPWLLIWREIERQFQQAVAVERTTIFDATNAQRSQRREIIALAREVGFTDITGLWVRTPVWLCLARNQKRQRQVPPEIILRMHRQLRDAPPSLEEGIDYLICDPQRRKYGNCAGGVSGNPT; encoded by the coding sequence ATGACTAAACTCCAGTTACTAATTGGTCTTCCTGGTAGCGGTAAGTCAACTTTGGCAAAACAATTAGTCTCAGAATGCCCCCAAATGCAGCTGATTTCCACGGATGCTATTCGGGGGCAGCTTTTTGGTTCGGAGGCCACTCAAGGACCGTGGTTGCTGATTTGGCGAGAAATAGAACGGCAATTTCAACAAGCAGTAGCCGTAGAGAGAACAACAATTTTTGATGCTACCAATGCCCAAAGGAGCCAGCGCCGTGAAATTATCGCCTTAGCCCGCGAGGTGGGTTTTACAGACATTACGGGGTTATGGGTGAGAACGCCTGTTTGGTTGTGTTTAGCACGCAATCAAAAGCGTCAGCGCCAAGTTCCCCCAGAAATCATCTTGCGAATGCATCGTCAACTCCGGGATGCTCCCCCCAGTCTAGAAGAAGGAATAGATTACCTGATTTGTGATCCCCAGAGGAGAAAGTACGGAAATTGCGCTGGTGGAGTGAGCGGGAACCCCACTTGA
- a CDS encoding glucose-1-phosphate adenylyltransferase: MKKVLAIILGGGAGTRLYPLTKLRAKPAVPVAGKYRLIDIPVSNCINSEIFKIYVLTQFNSASLNRHIARTYNFTGFNEGFVEVLAAQQTPENPNWFQGTADAVRQYLWLLNEWDADEYLILSGDHLYRMDYRQFIQRHRETGADITLSVIPIDKSRASDFGLMKIDQSGRVIDFSEKPKGDELDRMQVDTSVLGLSPEQAKLQPYIASMGIYVFKKDVLIKLLKESLESTDFGKEIIPDASKDYNVQAYLFDDYWEDIGTIEAFYHANLALTKQPLPPFSFYDEQAPIYTRARYLPPSKLLSCHVTESIVGEGCILKDCRIQHSVLGVRSRIEAGCVIEESLLMGADFYQPFVERQCNLEKGDIPVGIGTDTIIRRAIIDKNACIGHDVKIINKDNVQEAERENQGFYIRSGIVVVLKNAVIPDGTII, from the coding sequence GTGAAAAAAGTATTAGCAATCATTCTCGGTGGTGGCGCGGGTACTCGTCTTTATCCGCTAACAAAACTACGTGCTAAACCAGCCGTACCAGTAGCAGGAAAGTACCGTTTAATAGATATTCCTGTCAGTAATTGTATCAATTCAGAGATATTCAAAATCTATGTCCTGACACAATTTAACTCAGCGTCCCTGAATCGCCATATCGCCCGTACCTATAATTTTACCGGATTCAATGAGGGATTTGTGGAAGTTCTCGCGGCACAGCAAACGCCAGAAAACCCCAATTGGTTCCAAGGTACGGCTGATGCTGTGCGTCAGTACCTATGGCTGTTAAACGAATGGGATGCGGATGAGTATTTGATTCTCTCCGGAGATCATTTATACCGCATGGATTACCGCCAGTTTATCCAGCGCCATCGGGAAACAGGGGCTGATATTACGCTTTCGGTGATTCCCATCGATAAAAGTCGGGCTTCAGACTTTGGTTTAATGAAAATAGACCAGTCTGGGAGGGTGATTGACTTTAGCGAAAAGCCCAAAGGCGATGAATTAGATCGGATGCAGGTTGATACTAGCGTGCTGGGATTATCGCCAGAACAAGCGAAGTTACAGCCCTACATCGCTTCGATGGGGATTTATGTCTTTAAAAAAGATGTTTTGATCAAATTGTTGAAAGAGTCTTTAGAAAGTACTGATTTTGGTAAAGAAATTATTCCTGATGCGAGCAAAGATTACAATGTCCAAGCTTACTTATTTGATGATTACTGGGAAGACATTGGGACAATCGAAGCTTTCTATCACGCCAATTTAGCTTTAACGAAACAACCTTTACCTCCATTTAGTTTCTACGATGAACAAGCCCCAATTTATACTCGTGCGCGTTATTTACCACCGAGTAAACTTTTAAGTTGCCATGTCACAGAATCGATTGTGGGCGAAGGTTGTATTTTGAAGGATTGCCGGATTCAGCATTCGGTTTTGGGAGTGCGATCGCGCATTGAAGCTGGTTGTGTGATCGAAGAATCTCTACTCATGGGCGCAGACTTTTATCAACCTTTTGTGGAGCGTCAATGTAACTTAGAAAAAGGTGACATTCCCGTAGGTATTGGTACGGATACGATTATTCGCCGTGCCATTATTGATAAGAATGCCTGCATCGGTCATGATGTGAAAATTATCAATAAAGATAACGTGCAAGAAGCCGAACGGGAAAATCAAGGCTTCTACATCCGCAGTGGTATTGTTGTGGTGCTGAAAAATGCGGTAATTCCTGACGGAACTATAATTTAG
- a CDS encoding glycoside hydrolase family 13 protein: MQIQTPDWVKHAVFYQIFPDRFARSKQPHKRLLHEARWEDWDAMPTLQGYKGGDLWGIIEQLDYIQGLGINAIYFTPIFQSASNHRYHTHDYYQVDPLLGGNEAFKELLDAAHERNIKVVLDGVFNHASRGIFFFHDVLENGARSPWVDWFKITDWPLAPYTGELPANYEGWADNRALPVFNHDNPEVREYIMEIGEYWLKFGIDGWRLDVPFEVKTPGFWQEFRDRIKAINPEAYIVGEVWGDSREWLDGTQFDGVMNYLFAGLTIAFTAGDRVVLEQVQTRDYQPYPPLFATEYAVKIQELLALYPWEIQLTQLNLLASHDTARLITIADGDQPSVELATLLLLTFPGAPSIYYGDEVGLPGAIDPDSRRGFPTEANWNQEILNIHRQLIALRHQYPALRAGDYKTLFAQGALYIFTRTLETDELIIAVNAGTGKTTANIDTAGLLTKSHKLLYGAAEFEWHGTQLSLTLPPRTGCILG; encoded by the coding sequence ATGCAAATTCAAACACCAGACTGGGTTAAACACGCTGTTTTCTACCAAATCTTCCCAGATCGCTTTGCCAGAAGCAAACAGCCTCACAAAAGACTGTTACATGAAGCCCGTTGGGAAGATTGGGATGCTATGCCCACACTCCAAGGTTACAAAGGCGGCGATTTATGGGGCATTATTGAGCAATTAGACTATATCCAGGGTTTAGGGATTAACGCTATTTACTTTACTCCCATCTTTCAATCAGCGAGTAATCACCGCTATCACACCCATGATTATTATCAGGTTGATCCATTGTTGGGGGGTAATGAGGCATTTAAGGAATTGCTAGACGCAGCCCATGAACGGAATATCAAAGTTGTGCTGGATGGAGTGTTTAACCACGCCAGTCGGGGCATTTTCTTTTTCCACGATGTTTTAGAAAATGGCGCTCGTTCTCCTTGGGTGGACTGGTTTAAAATTACAGATTGGCCCCTTGCGCCTTACACCGGGGAGTTACCCGCCAACTACGAAGGTTGGGCAGATAATCGGGCTTTGCCAGTGTTTAACCATGACAATCCGGAAGTGCGGGAATACATCATGGAAATTGGCGAATATTGGCTCAAATTCGGCATTGATGGTTGGCGGTTAGATGTGCCGTTTGAAGTCAAAACACCGGGTTTTTGGCAAGAATTTCGCGATCGCATCAAAGCCATTAACCCCGAAGCTTATATAGTGGGCGAAGTTTGGGGAGATTCCCGTGAGTGGCTAGATGGTACGCAATTTGATGGCGTGATGAATTACTTATTTGCCGGACTAACCATTGCCTTTACCGCAGGCGATCGCGTAGTTTTAGAACAAGTGCAAACCCGTGACTATCAACCCTACCCACCTTTATTTGCGACTGAATACGCCGTCAAAATTCAGGAATTACTCGCACTTTACCCTTGGGAAATTCAACTCACGCAACTGAATTTACTCGCAAGCCACGATACAGCTCGATTAATTACTATTGCTGACGGCGATCAACCCAGTGTAGAATTAGCAACTTTACTGTTACTCACCTTTCCCGGTGCGCCTAGTATCTATTATGGTGACGAAGTGGGTTTACCTGGAGCAATAGATCCCGACTCCCGGCGTGGCTTTCCCACAGAAGCTAATTGGAATCAAGAAATCCTCAACATTCACCGCCAATTAATCGCTCTTCGCCACCAATACCCAGCTTTACGCGCAGGTGATTACAAAACTCTATTCGCCCAGGGAGCATTGTATATTTTTACCCGAACTTTAGAAACTGATGAATTAATTATTGCCGTTAACGCTGGTACAGGAAAGACAACAGCAAATATAGACACAGCAGGTTTGCTGACTAAATCCCACAAGTTATTATATGGCGCTGCCGAATTTGAGTGGCATGGTACGCAGCTTTCCTTAACTCTTCCCCCACGCACTGGCTGTATTCTCGGTTAG
- a CDS encoding fasciclin domain-containing protein, with protein MADIVETAINAGNFQSLLQAATITEIIETLKSPGSLTLFAPTDDAFAQLPQDTLASLLQDIPKLQKVLMYHVAFGDVRFEDLQQISEAPTLEGSVVAIDSDQGVIKVNDAHVLVTDIIADNGVIHVIDQVLMPAMVARR; from the coding sequence ATGGCTGATATTGTAGAAACTGCTATTAATGCCGGAAATTTCCAGAGTTTACTTCAGGCTGCTACTATCACAGAAATTATTGAAACTCTGAAAAGTCCGGGTTCGCTCACACTTTTTGCACCCACTGATGATGCTTTTGCTCAATTACCACAGGATACTTTAGCTTCACTACTGCAAGACATCCCCAAGTTGCAAAAGGTATTAATGTATCATGTCGCTTTTGGGGATGTCAGGTTTGAAGATTTGCAGCAGATTTCAGAAGCACCAACTCTGGAAGGATCAGTGGTGGCGATTGATTCTGATCAAGGTGTGATCAAGGTGAATGATGCTCATGTCCTCGTAACGGATATAATTGCCGACAATGGCGTGATTCATGTGATTGATCAGGTCTTAATGCCAGCAATGGTTGCAAGACGATAG
- a CDS encoding DNA-directed RNA polymerase subunit omega, protein MLKRSKFETTQSQIMYRAEELISAASNRYRITVQVANRAKRRRYEDFDNPSEDVMMKPVLRAIIEMSDELTQPEIIGEL, encoded by the coding sequence ATGCTAAAGCGTTCTAAGTTCGAGACCACACAGTCTCAAATCATGTACCGTGCAGAGGAATTGATTAGTGCCGCTTCAAATCGCTACCGCATTACGGTTCAGGTGGCTAACCGTGCCAAGCGTCGGCGTTATGAAGACTTTGATAACCCATCGGAAGATGTGATGATGAAGCCAGTGCTGAGGGCAATTATTGAAATGTCCGATGAACTGACTCAGCCCGAAATCATTGGCGAACTATAA
- a CDS encoding DUF1818 family protein, whose protein sequence is MEHLIKSGLGWRIGWKPNAPVFKGLIGTEDWAIELTEAELNDFCRLFAQLADTMKQLASELMDEEKIACEAESDLLWLEVEGYPHAYSLCLILNTGRGVEAKWDTVAVPELLQAAGMLKVF, encoded by the coding sequence ATGGAACATTTAATCAAAAGCGGACTGGGTTGGCGAATTGGCTGGAAACCCAACGCACCCGTATTCAAAGGATTAATAGGAACAGAAGATTGGGCAATAGAATTAACAGAAGCCGAGTTAAATGATTTTTGCCGACTTTTTGCACAGTTAGCAGACACCATGAAACAACTCGCATCTGAATTAATGGATGAAGAAAAAATTGCCTGTGAAGCCGAAAGCGATTTATTATGGCTAGAAGTAGAAGGCTATCCCCACGCCTATAGTTTATGCTTAATCCTGAATACAGGACGCGGTGTAGAAGCTAAATGGGATACCGTCGCAGTCCCAGAATTATTACAAGCGGCGGGAATGTTGAAAGTTTTTTAA
- a CDS encoding HigA family addiction module antitoxin, which yields MITKRKPRHPGALIKRQYLEPLNMTNTQLADILGVSRKTISEIVNEQAGISPNMALRLAKAFQTTPELWLNLQQKFDLWNAAQDSESFKQISPINSQAV from the coding sequence ATGATAACTAAGAGAAAGCCTAGACATCCTGGAGCATTAATTAAGCGACAATACTTAGAGCCATTAAATATGACTAATACTCAGCTTGCTGATATTTTAGGCGTGTCACGTAAAACAATATCTGAAATTGTGAATGAGCAAGCAGGTATTTCTCCTAATATGGCGCTTCGTTTAGCGAAAGCTTTTCAGACTACTCCAGAACTTTGGTTGAATCTTCAACAAAAGTTTGACCTTTGGAATGCAGCACAAGATTCTGAAAGTTTTAAACAAATATCTCCTATCAATTCACAGGCTGTCTAA
- a CDS encoding type II toxin-antitoxin system RelE/ParE family toxin, which translates to MIKTFKHKGLKKLFEDDDRSGIQPKHAEKILDILDRLDASTEIQDMRYPGSGLHQLVGDRKGEWSVTVSGNWRVTFRFKNGDAYVVNYEDYH; encoded by the coding sequence GTGATAAAAACGTTTAAGCATAAAGGACTGAAAAAACTTTTTGAGGATGACGATAGAAGTGGTATTCAGCCAAAACACGCAGAAAAAATCCTAGATATTCTCGACAGACTTGATGCGTCTACTGAAATTCAGGATATGAGATATCCTGGTTCCGGACTTCATCAATTAGTTGGTGATCGAAAAGGAGAATGGTCAGTTACAGTATCTGGTAATTGGCGTGTAACTTTTCGATTTAAAAATGGTGATGCTTACGTTGTTAACTACGAAGACTATCACTAG
- the csaB gene encoding polysaccharide pyruvyl transferase CsaB, translating into MRALLSGYYGKGNGGDEALLATLLQMLPPDVTPVVLSGNPEQTRDRYGVESHNRMKILPVIQALRSCDAFIWGGGSLIQDVTSTISPFYYGGLMVLAQKMGLKTVAWAQGIGPLVRPQTRKLAEHSFGYCSRVSVRDRSSAALLADWQIPCLLAPDPVWALESKPVPGLWDLPAPRVAVTLRNHPQLTPQRLANLTRALVDFQKATQAFILLLPFQKSEDLAIAQAIQPQLKDVSKILLLEDPQLLKGVYKGVEMAIGMRLHSLIMAAAEGCRCFALSYDPKVNRLMEDLQMPGWDLASLPDDPNLISKTWIEHYANGDPLSSEQIQSLVDRALMHRDVLSIE; encoded by the coding sequence ATGCGGGCGTTATTGTCTGGGTATTACGGTAAGGGTAATGGTGGTGACGAGGCTTTATTGGCGACGCTTTTGCAAATGTTACCACCTGATGTGACTCCTGTGGTGCTTTCGGGGAATCCAGAACAAACGCGCGATCGCTATGGGGTGGAATCTCACAACCGCATGAAGATTTTACCTGTAATCCAAGCTTTGCGTTCTTGCGATGCTTTCATTTGGGGCGGTGGGAGTTTAATTCAAGATGTCACCAGTACCATTAGTCCATTTTATTATGGCGGGCTGATGGTATTGGCTCAGAAAATGGGTTTAAAAACTGTAGCTTGGGCGCAAGGTATCGGCCCCTTAGTTCGTCCCCAAACTCGCAAGTTGGCAGAACACTCCTTCGGATATTGTAGCAGAGTTAGTGTGCGCGATCGCTCTAGCGCGGCTTTATTAGCTGATTGGCAAATTCCTTGTTTGCTTGCGCCTGACCCAGTTTGGGCGTTAGAAAGTAAACCTGTACCAGGACTTTGGGATTTACCTGCGCCGAGAGTTGCTGTGACTCTGAGGAATCATCCCCAACTGACTCCCCAACGTTTGGCAAACTTGACTCGCGCCTTAGTAGACTTCCAGAAAGCAACCCAAGCCTTTATTTTGCTGTTGCCATTTCAGAAGAGTGAAGATTTAGCGATCGCCCAAGCGATTCAACCCCAATTAAAAGATGTCAGTAAAATTCTGCTTTTAGAAGACCCGCAATTATTAAAGGGTGTCTATAAAGGTGTGGAGATGGCCATTGGGATGCGTCTGCACAGCTTAATCATGGCTGCGGCTGAAGGTTGTCGCTGTTTCGCCCTCAGTTATGACCCCAAAGTAAATCGGCTCATGGAAGATTTACAAATGCCAGGATGGGATTTAGCCAGCTTACCAGATGACCCCAATCTAATTAGTAAAACTTGGATAGAACATTATGCCAATGGTGATCCGTTATCATCTGAGCAAATTCAGTCTTTAGTAGATCGCGCTTTAATGCACCGCGACGTTTTGAGTATAGAGTAG
- a CDS encoding DUF2499 domain-containing protein, giving the protein MHALSIPTWIIHVSSVIEWIVAIWLIWTYGELTGNRTWWGLSLAMLPALVSAMCACTWHYFDNPASLEWLVTLQAAMTLIGNFTLWAAAVLIWRSTKPEDSTTKTVTAQPMESKS; this is encoded by the coding sequence ATGCACGCCCTTTCTATTCCCACCTGGATTATTCACGTTTCTAGCGTTATTGAGTGGATTGTCGCCATCTGGTTAATTTGGACTTACGGCGAACTCACTGGTAATCGGACATGGTGGGGATTATCTCTAGCCATGTTACCAGCTTTAGTGAGTGCCATGTGTGCCTGTACTTGGCATTATTTCGATAATCCGGCATCTTTAGAATGGTTGGTAACGCTGCAAGCTGCAATGACATTAATTGGTAATTTTACACTTTGGGCAGCTGCGGTCTTGATTTGGCGTTCTACAAAACCAGAGGATAGTACAACCAAGACAGTTACAGCCCAACCGATGGAATCAAAATCATGA
- a CDS encoding DUF3593 domain-containing protein has product MISKETLFVLSLFPYLGFLWFIRRSPQMPRLALYGFYGTLVFVAITIPAAIYAQLHYGVSLADVDWLHGGAEVFLTLANILLVVGFAQAIRELKMKNEYKE; this is encoded by the coding sequence ATGATATCTAAAGAAACCCTATTTGTCCTTTCCTTATTTCCCTATTTGGGTTTCTTGTGGTTTATTCGCCGTAGTCCCCAAATGCCACGTTTAGCCCTATATGGATTTTATGGCACGCTGGTATTTGTTGCCATTACCATCCCGGCGGCAATTTACGCTCAATTGCATTATGGTGTTTCCTTGGCTGACGTAGATTGGTTACACGGGGGTGCAGAAGTCTTTTTAACCCTAGCTAACATTCTGCTGGTAGTGGGTTTCGCCCAAGCCATTAGAGAATTAAAAATGAAAAATGAATATAAGGAATAA
- the hisA gene encoding 1-(5-phosphoribosyl)-5-[(5-phosphoribosylamino)methylideneamino]imidazole-4-carboxamide isomerase translates to MDVIPAIDLLEGRCVRLYQGDYERSQVFSENPVDIAKQWVDQGATRLHLVDLDGAKAGKVVNLAAIEAIAQAISIPIEIGGGLRDRTSVEQVFNLGVQWAILGTVAVEQPQLVQELCEEFPEKIIIGIDARNGLVATRGWLETSEVLATQLAVQMQELGAAAIIYTDIHRDGTLIGPNLEALRELASAISIPIIASGGVSSVTDLLSLLGLEMQGVKGVIVGKALYTGDISLREALSAIGPGRIQDIPPNFDSSFA, encoded by the coding sequence ATGGACGTAATTCCAGCAATTGATTTATTAGAAGGTCGCTGTGTCAGACTATATCAGGGAGACTACGAGCGATCGCAAGTTTTTAGTGAAAACCCCGTAGATATTGCTAAACAGTGGGTTGATCAAGGTGCGACCAGATTACATTTAGTTGATCTAGATGGTGCAAAAGCAGGTAAAGTAGTAAACCTAGCAGCAATTGAAGCGATCGCTCAAGCGATATCCATACCCATTGAAATTGGTGGAGGATTGCGCGATCGCACCAGCGTAGAACAAGTATTTAATTTAGGAGTACAATGGGCAATTCTCGGTACTGTAGCCGTAGAACAACCCCAACTAGTCCAAGAACTCTGTGAAGAATTTCCCGAAAAGATTATTATAGGGATAGATGCGCGTAACGGACTAGTCGCAACTCGTGGTTGGTTAGAAACCTCCGAAGTTTTAGCCACCCAACTAGCCGTACAAATGCAAGAATTAGGTGCAGCAGCCATCATCTACACAGATATTCACCGTGACGGTACACTCATAGGTCCCAACTTAGAAGCCTTAAGAGAACTTGCGAGTGCAATATCCATACCCATTATTGCTTCTGGGGGAGTCAGTTCTGTTACCGATTTATTAAGTCTATTAGGTTTAGAAATGCAAGGAGTAAAAGGTGTAATAGTCGGAAAAGCCTTATATACTGGCGATATTTCCCTCAGAGAAGCACTCAGCGCCATCGGTCCCGGACGCATTCAAGACATTCCCCCAAATTTCGACTCCAGCTTTGCATAA
- a CDS encoding ATP-binding cassette domain-containing protein: MRFVPLENQTKTAQLRLEQINLFAKLKTQLQGYPILQDISFEVFPGDRIVIVGPSGAGKTSLLRLINRLSEPTRGKIYRENQDYSQIPTLQLRQEITLVLQESKLLGMTVQQALAYPLVLRGVPPQTIQQRIAHWIEQLHIPSEWLGRTELQLSAGQRQLVAIARALIIQPKVLLLDEPTSALDAGTAANVIQVLTQLTQTHQITILMVNNQLDLAQVFCTRLLYLQQGQLFTNQAASEINWINLRERLIQAQTQAAEEWI, translated from the coding sequence ATGCGGTTCGTTCCTTTGGAGAATCAAACTAAAACAGCCCAACTAAGGCTAGAACAAATTAACTTATTCGCCAAGCTGAAAACCCAGCTTCAGGGATACCCCATATTACAGGATATCTCCTTCGAGGTATTTCCAGGCGATCGCATCGTCATTGTCGGACCCTCCGGTGCTGGAAAAACCTCATTACTACGCCTGATTAACCGCCTCAGTGAACCCACTAGAGGCAAAATTTATCGGGAAAATCAGGACTATAGCCAAATCCCCACTCTACAGCTACGCCAGGAAATAACACTGGTATTACAAGAATCGAAGCTGTTAGGAATGACAGTCCAGCAAGCTTTAGCTTATCCTTTAGTTTTGCGTGGTGTGCCTCCACAGACAATTCAACAAAGAATTGCTCACTGGATAGAACAACTGCACATTCCTAGTGAATGGTTGGGAAGAACTGAATTACAACTTTCTGCTGGACAACGACAATTAGTAGCGATCGCTCGTGCTTTAATTATCCAACCAAAAGTTTTATTATTAGATGAGCCAACATCTGCCTTGGATGCTGGAACAGCGGCCAATGTCATACAAGTCTTAACTCAGCTAACTCAAACGCACCAAATCACAATTTTGATGGTGAATAACCAGCTTGACTTAGCCCAGGTATTCTGCACCCGGTTATTATATTTACAACAAGGTCAGTTATTCACAAATCAAGCCGCCTCTGAAATTAATTGGATTAACTTACGAGAACGCTTGATACAAGCCCAAACCCAAGCCGCCGAAGAATGGATTTAG